A part of Winslowiella toletana genomic DNA contains:
- a CDS encoding SpoVR family protein — protein sequence MTTIFDDAIRHNKRLSDGPDWTFELLDSYLEEIDRVAKLYRLDTYPHQIEIITSEQMMDAYSSVGMPINYAHWSFGKKFIETEQRYKHGQQGLAYEIVINSNPCIAYLMEENTITMQALVMAHACYGHNSFFKNNYLFRSWTDASSIVDYLLFARSYIAKCEERYGVEEVERLLDSCHALMNYGVDRYKRPQKISLQEEKARQQSREEYLQSQVNTLWRTLPRREKEEVQAEAARYPSEPQENLLYFMEKNAPLLESWQREVLRIVRKVSQYFYPQKQTQVMNEGWATFWHYTILNHLYDEGKVSERFMLEFLHSHTNVVYQPPYNSQWYSGINPYALGFAMFQDIKRICESPTEEDRYWFPDIAGKDWLETLHFAMREFKDESFISQFLSPKVMRDFRLFTVLDDDRNNFLEIAAIHDEAGYRAIRQQLSAQYNLSNLEPNIQVYSVDLRGDRSLTLRYVPQERAPLDKSRREVLKHVHRLWGFDIHLEQQNEDGSVELLDRVPPRPTML from the coding sequence ATGACGACTATTTTTGACGATGCGATCAGGCACAATAAACGACTCAGCGATGGTCCGGACTGGACCTTTGAACTGCTTGATAGCTACCTGGAAGAGATCGACCGTGTCGCGAAACTCTACCGGCTCGATACTTACCCGCACCAGATTGAAATCATCACCTCCGAACAGATGATGGATGCCTATTCCAGCGTCGGGATGCCGATCAACTATGCCCACTGGTCGTTCGGTAAGAAATTTATTGAGACCGAGCAGCGCTACAAACATGGTCAGCAAGGGCTGGCGTATGAAATCGTCATTAACTCCAATCCCTGCATCGCTTACCTGATGGAAGAGAACACCATCACCATGCAGGCGCTGGTGATGGCCCATGCCTGCTATGGTCATAACTCATTTTTTAAAAACAACTACCTGTTCCGCAGCTGGACCGACGCCAGTTCAATTGTCGATTATCTGCTGTTTGCCCGCAGTTATATCGCCAAATGCGAAGAGCGCTATGGTGTTGAAGAGGTCGAACGACTGCTCGACTCCTGCCATGCGCTGATGAACTACGGCGTCGATCGCTATAAACGTCCGCAAAAAATTTCGTTGCAGGAAGAAAAAGCGCGACAGCAGAGCCGTGAAGAGTATCTGCAAAGCCAGGTCAATACCTTGTGGCGCACCCTGCCGCGACGCGAGAAAGAGGAAGTGCAGGCAGAAGCGGCTCGCTACCCTTCTGAGCCGCAGGAAAACCTGCTGTACTTTATGGAGAAGAATGCGCCGCTGCTGGAGTCCTGGCAACGTGAAGTGCTGCGCATCGTACGTAAGGTCAGCCAGTACTTCTATCCGCAGAAACAGACCCAGGTGATGAACGAGGGCTGGGCCACCTTCTGGCACTACACCATTCTTAATCACCTGTATGATGAGGGCAAAGTCTCCGAGCGCTTTATGCTGGAGTTTCTGCACAGTCATACCAATGTGGTCTATCAGCCACCGTATAACAGCCAGTGGTATAGCGGAATTAACCCGTATGCCCTTGGCTTTGCGATGTTCCAGGATATTAAACGTATCTGTGAGTCGCCGACAGAAGAGGATCGCTACTGGTTCCCGGATATCGCCGGTAAAGACTGGCTGGAGACGCTGCATTTCGCCATGCGCGAATTTAAAGATGAGAGCTTTATCAGCCAGTTCCTGTCACCGAAAGTGATGCGCGACTTCCGCCTGTTTACAGTGCTGGACGACGATCGCAATAATTTCCTGGAGATTGCCGCAATCCACGATGAAGCCGGTTACCGCGCCATCCGTCAGCAGCTTTCCGCGCAATATAATCTGAGCAATCTGGAACCCAATATTCAGGTGTATAGCGTCGATCTGCGTGGCGACCGTTCATTAACCCTGCGTTATGTGCCGCAGGAGCGCGCGCCGCTGGATAAGAGCCGTCGTGAAGTGCTGAAGCATGTGCATCGCCTGTGGGGCTTTGATATCCATCTTGAGCAGCAGAATGAAGATGGCAGCGTGGAGCTGCTTGATCGCGTTCCGCCGCGTCCTACCATGCTGTAA
- the fadR gene encoding fatty acid metabolism transcriptional regulator FadR, with protein sequence MVIKAQSPAGFAEEYIIESIWNSRFPPGSILPAERELSELIGVTRTTLREVLQRLARDGWLTIQHGKPTRVNNFWETSGLNILETLARLDHDSVPQLIDNLLSVRTNISSIFIRRAIRHHADKAQEVLDTANHVEDHAEAYTELDYNIFRGLAFASGNPIYGLILNGLKGLYTRVGRYYFSNPEARKLAQNFYQQLMVISQKQQFDLIVDAVRDYGRQSGEIWHSMQKTMPADLAHQQRR encoded by the coding sequence ATGGTCATTAAGGCGCAGAGCCCAGCGGGTTTCGCTGAAGAGTATATTATTGAAAGCATCTGGAATAGCCGCTTTCCACCCGGTTCCATTTTGCCCGCAGAACGTGAGCTTTCTGAATTAATCGGTGTCACCCGCACCACGTTGCGTGAAGTGCTTCAGCGCCTGGCGCGCGATGGCTGGTTAACTATTCAACATGGCAAACCGACCCGGGTAAATAATTTCTGGGAAACTTCCGGGCTGAATATTCTGGAAACGCTGGCGCGTCTCGATCATGACAGCGTGCCACAGCTGATTGATAATTTGCTGTCTGTGCGCACCAATATCTCCTCGATCTTTATTCGTCGCGCCATCCGTCATCATGCGGATAAAGCGCAGGAGGTGCTGGATACCGCCAACCATGTGGAAGACCACGCCGAAGCTTATACCGAACTGGATTATAATATCTTCCGCGGGCTGGCTTTTGCTTCCGGCAACCCGATATATGGTCTGATTCTGAATGGCCTGAAAGGGTTATATACCCGCGTCGGACGTTACTATTTCTCCAATCCCGAAGCACGGAAACTGGCGCAGAATTTCTATCAGCAACTGATGGTGATTAGTCAGAAACAGCAGTTTGATCTGATTGTCGATGCGGTACGCGACTATGGTCGTCAGAGTGGTGAGATCTGGCACAGCATGCAGAAAACCATGCCGGCCGATTTAGCGCATCAGCAGCGTCGTTAA
- the nhaB gene encoding sodium/proton antiporter NhaB: MDISVTGAMTRNFLGQSPVWYKVTLLAFLLLNPLLFFFVSPFLAGWLLVAEFIFTLGMALKCYPLLPGGLLALEAIAIGMASAGQVKQELAGNLEVLLLLIFMVAGIHFMKQLLLLVFTKLLLNIHSKVLLGLSFCLAAAFLSAFLDALTVVAVVITVASGFYAIYHQVISGGNKESHHDDSDIAEQEHRQTLEQFRSFLRSLMMQAGVGTALGGVMTMVGEPQNLIIAKAAGWNFGEFFLRMAPVTVPVLICGILTSILIERFKLFGYGEPLPAPVRDILLDYDRQSGARRTRQESVRLWVQALIGLWLIVALAFHLAEVGLIGLSVIILATSLCGVTDEHAIGKAFTDALPFTALLAVFFAIVAVIVEQQLFSPLINFVLQAEPASQLSWFYVFNGLLSSISDNVFVGSVYINEAKNAFTSGAISLQQFELLAVATNTGTNLPSVATPNGQAAFLFLLTSALAPLIRLSYGRMVWMALPFTIVLSLVGLICIIYCLEPVTAYLMQHGWISLPHP, from the coding sequence ATGGATATTTCTGTCACCGGCGCGATGACGCGTAATTTTCTCGGGCAGTCGCCCGTCTGGTACAAAGTTACCCTGCTGGCTTTTCTGCTGCTGAATCCGCTGCTGTTCTTTTTTGTCAGCCCGTTTCTCGCCGGCTGGCTGCTGGTAGCGGAGTTTATTTTCACCCTTGGCATGGCATTGAAATGCTATCCGTTGCTGCCAGGTGGTCTGCTGGCGCTGGAAGCGATTGCGATTGGCATGGCCAGCGCCGGGCAGGTAAAGCAGGAACTGGCTGGTAATCTGGAAGTGCTGCTGCTGCTGATCTTTATGGTGGCCGGTATCCACTTTATGAAACAGCTGCTGCTGCTGGTGTTTACTAAACTGTTGCTGAATATCCACTCGAAGGTACTACTCGGACTGTCATTCTGTCTGGCCGCCGCTTTCCTCTCAGCGTTTCTCGATGCGCTGACGGTTGTGGCGGTGGTGATTACCGTGGCCAGCGGTTTTTACGCGATTTATCATCAGGTGATCTCGGGTGGTAATAAAGAATCTCATCATGATGACAGTGATATTGCCGAACAGGAGCATCGCCAGACGCTGGAGCAATTCCGCTCCTTCCTGCGCAGTCTGATGATGCAGGCCGGCGTCGGTACTGCACTCGGTGGCGTGATGACAATGGTCGGCGAACCGCAAAACCTGATTATCGCCAAGGCCGCCGGCTGGAATTTTGGCGAGTTTTTCCTGCGTATGGCGCCAGTAACCGTACCGGTACTGATTTGCGGCATCCTCACCAGCATCTTAATTGAGCGTTTTAAATTATTTGGTTATGGCGAGCCGTTGCCGGCGCCGGTGCGAGACATTCTGCTGGATTACGATCGCCAGTCTGGCGCCAGGCGCACACGTCAGGAGAGCGTACGCTTATGGGTGCAGGCGCTGATTGGCCTCTGGCTGATTGTGGCGCTGGCATTTCATCTGGCGGAAGTGGGCCTGATTGGCCTGTCAGTGATTATCCTCGCGACGTCACTGTGTGGCGTAACGGATGAGCATGCCATCGGTAAAGCCTTTACTGATGCGCTGCCGTTTACGGCGCTGCTGGCGGTATTTTTCGCCATTGTGGCGGTGATTGTTGAGCAGCAGCTGTTTAGTCCGCTGATTAACTTTGTGCTGCAGGCCGAGCCCGCCTCGCAGCTTAGCTGGTTCTATGTGTTTAACGGCCTGCTGTCATCGATTTCCGATAATGTGTTTGTCGGCTCGGTGTATATCAATGAGGCGAAAAATGCCTTTACCAGCGGCGCTATCAGCCTTCAGCAGTTTGAGCTGCTGGCAGTAGCAACCAATACCGGCACCAACCTGCCCTCAGTCGCCACGCCAAACGGTCAGGCGGCGTTTCTGTTCCTGCTGACCTCGGCGCTGGCGCCACTGATCCGCCTCTCTTATGGCCGTATGGTGTGGATGGCGCTACCCTTTACAATCGTCTTGTCGCTGGTAGGGCTGATTTGCATTATCTATTGTCTGGAACCTGTGACGGCATACCTGATGCAACATGGCTGGATCAGCCTGCCACATCCATAA
- the dsbB gene encoding disulfide bond formation protein DsbB yields the protein MLRYLNQCSRGRGAWLLMALIALALEMVALYFQHVMMLKPCVMCIYERCALWGIVAAGIVGAIAPKSPLRLLAIVGWIYSAWEGMRLAYQHTMIQLHPNPFVTCDFAARFPSWLPLDKWLPSMFVASGDCAENQWSFLTLSMPQWLVIIFAAFLLVAVLVLIAQPFKPKRRDLFSR from the coding sequence ATGTTGCGATATTTAAATCAATGCTCCAGAGGACGCGGTGCCTGGTTATTAATGGCTCTGATTGCTCTCGCCCTGGAAATGGTAGCGCTATACTTCCAGCATGTAATGATGCTCAAGCCTTGCGTGATGTGCATTTATGAACGTTGCGCATTGTGGGGCATTGTTGCGGCAGGCATCGTCGGCGCGATTGCCCCTAAAAGCCCGCTACGTCTGCTGGCGATTGTCGGCTGGATTTACAGCGCATGGGAAGGTATGCGGTTAGCTTACCAGCACACCATGATTCAGCTGCATCCGAATCCGTTTGTCACCTGTGACTTCGCCGCGCGTTTCCCGAGCTGGCTGCCACTGGATAAATGGCTGCCGTCGATGTTTGTCGCCAGCGGCGATTGCGCTGAGAACCAGTGGTCTTTCCTGACGTTAAGCATGCCGCAATGGCTGGTGATTATTTTTGCTGCGTTTCTGCTGGTGGCGGTACTGGTGCTGATCGCCCAGCCGTTTAAACCCAAACGCCGCGATCTGTTTTCACGCTAA
- a CDS encoding YcgN family cysteine cluster protein — translation MTDTPFWQQKSLEQMTDKEWESLCDGCGQCCLNKLQDEDTDEIYFTNVACNQLNIKTCQCRNYERRFEYEEDCIKLTRDNLPTFSWLPPSCAYRLLAEGKSLPVWHPLRSGSKAAMHAARISVRHIAVRESEVVDWEDHILNRPLWAQ, via the coding sequence ATGACCGATACCCCTTTCTGGCAGCAAAAGTCGCTTGAGCAAATGACCGATAAGGAATGGGAGTCCTTGTGTGATGGTTGTGGCCAGTGTTGTCTGAATAAGTTGCAGGACGAAGATACCGATGAAATCTACTTCACCAACGTCGCCTGTAACCAGCTCAATATCAAAACCTGCCAGTGTCGCAACTATGAGCGTCGCTTCGAGTATGAAGAGGATTGCATCAAACTGACACGCGACAATCTGCCGACGTTCTCCTGGCTGCCGCCAAGCTGTGCTTATCGCCTGCTGGCTGAAGGCAAATCGCTGCCGGTATGGCATCCGTTACGCAGCGGTTCGAAAGCGGCGATGCATGCGGCACGGATCTCCGTGCGTCATATCGCGGTGCGCGAAAGTGAAGTTGTGGACTGGGAAGATCATATTCTCAATCGCCCGTTGTGGGCGCAGTAA
- a CDS encoding fumarylacetoacetate hydrolase family protein, whose product MYQHRNWQGALLDFPVSKVVCVGSNYAKHIKEMGSATPEEPVVFIKPETALCDLRQPISIPKAFGSVHHEVELAVLIGSTLKQATEEHVAKAIAGYGIALDLTLRDLQAGLKKAGQPWEKSKGFDNSCPLSGFIPVSEFDGDPQNSELKLVVNGEVRQHGNTSDMITKILPLIAYMSQYFTLRAGDVVITGTPEGVGPMASGDTLELSLGGHGVSTRVL is encoded by the coding sequence ATGTATCAGCATCGTAACTGGCAGGGCGCACTGTTAGATTTTCCGGTAAGCAAAGTGGTATGTGTCGGCAGCAACTATGCTAAACACATTAAAGAGATGGGCAGCGCGACGCCGGAAGAGCCGGTGGTGTTTATCAAGCCGGAAACCGCACTGTGCGATTTGCGTCAGCCAATTTCGATCCCGAAAGCCTTTGGCTCTGTGCATCATGAAGTGGAACTGGCGGTGCTGATTGGCTCCACGCTAAAGCAGGCCACCGAAGAGCATGTGGCGAAAGCGATTGCCGGTTACGGTATCGCCCTTGATTTGACACTGCGCGATCTGCAGGCGGGTCTGAAGAAAGCCGGTCAGCCATGGGAGAAATCGAAAGGTTTTGATAACTCCTGCCCGCTGTCAGGTTTTATTCCGGTCAGCGAATTTGACGGCGATCCACAGAACAGCGAACTGAAACTGGTGGTCAATGGCGAAGTGCGTCAGCATGGCAATACCTCTGATATGATCACCAAAATTCTGCCGCTGATTGCCTATATGAGCCAGTACTTTACCTTGCGCGCTGGCGATGTAGTGATAACCGGCACCCCGGAAGGCGTTGGCCCGATGGCCTCCGGCGATACGCTGGAGCTGTCGCTGGGCGGCCATGGCGTGTCGACGCGCGTACTGTAA
- a CDS encoding lytic murein transglycosylase, with product MKQTALSALTLALLLTGCASKNSAAPLPAASQPAPATTLAEQGRNPAEFPAYVEKLKAQARAQGITQSTLDSAFANVHFVDRVIKSDRNQLEKKVTLDDYLARTITAAKITQARENAQRYQSQLASVSQRYGVPAQYIVALWAMESNFGKIQGREDVISALATLAFEGRREALFTKELIAALNIVQQGHISAAEMKGSWAGAMGQNQFMPSSYLRYGADADGDGKIDIWNNIDDVFASTANYLAKEGWRAGEGWGREVVLPVDFVKEQAGLKDTQAKSVGEWQKLGIRMTNSVALPDNAQRAWIILPDDMEGRAFMVYDNFRTIMHWNRSYYFAISIGKMADAIGQ from the coding sequence ATGAAGCAGACAGCCCTCAGTGCTCTTACCCTCGCGCTTTTGCTCACCGGATGTGCCAGTAAAAACAGCGCCGCCCCATTGCCTGCCGCCTCGCAGCCCGCGCCTGCGACTACCCTGGCGGAACAGGGGCGCAATCCGGCTGAATTTCCGGCTTATGTGGAAAAATTAAAAGCGCAAGCGCGCGCGCAGGGGATTACTCAGAGCACGCTGGATAGCGCTTTTGCCAACGTGCATTTTGTTGATCGGGTGATTAAATCGGATCGCAATCAGCTGGAGAAAAAAGTCACGCTGGATGACTATCTGGCGCGCACCATCACCGCGGCGAAAATCACTCAGGCGCGTGAAAACGCGCAGCGTTATCAGAGCCAGTTAGCATCTGTCAGCCAGCGTTACGGCGTGCCGGCGCAATATATCGTTGCGCTCTGGGCGATGGAGAGTAATTTTGGCAAGATTCAGGGCCGCGAAGATGTGATTTCGGCGCTGGCGACGCTGGCGTTTGAAGGACGGCGTGAAGCACTGTTTACAAAAGAGCTGATTGCCGCGCTGAATATTGTCCAGCAGGGCCATATCAGCGCTGCTGAGATGAAAGGGTCCTGGGCTGGCGCGATGGGCCAGAATCAGTTTATGCCAAGCTCTTACCTGCGTTATGGCGCCGATGCGGATGGCGACGGCAAAATCGATATCTGGAACAATATTGATGATGTGTTTGCCTCGACCGCCAACTATCTTGCTAAAGAGGGCTGGCGTGCTGGCGAAGGCTGGGGCCGCGAAGTGGTGTTGCCGGTGGACTTTGTGAAAGAGCAGGCCGGTCTGAAGGATACGCAGGCGAAAAGCGTCGGCGAATGGCAGAAGCTCGGCATCCGCATGACCAACAGCGTGGCGCTGCCGGACAACGCTCAGCGCGCCTGGATCATCCTGCCGGATGATATGGAAGGGCGCGCGTTTATGGTTTATGACAATTTCCGCACAATAATGCACTGGAATCGATCTTATTATTTCGCTATCAGTATCGGCAAAATGGCTGATGCTATCGGGCAGTAA
- a CDS encoding YcgL domain-containing protein, with the protein MFCVIYRSPQRDQTYLYVEKKDDFSRVPAELLRGFGKPQLAMLLPLDGSKKLVNADLEKVAAALKEQGYYLQLPPPLESLLKMHLENSK; encoded by the coding sequence ATGTTTTGTGTGATCTACCGAAGCCCGCAGCGCGACCAGACTTATCTTTATGTAGAAAAAAAAGACGATTTCTCGCGCGTGCCCGCAGAACTGCTCCGTGGTTTTGGCAAGCCGCAGCTGGCAATGCTGTTACCACTTGATGGCAGTAAGAAACTGGTCAATGCCGACCTTGAGAAAGTGGCCGCGGCTTTAAAAGAGCAGGGCTATTATTTGCAGCTGCCACCTCCGCTTGAAAGTCTGCTAAAAATGCATCTGGAAAATAGTAAATGA
- the minC gene encoding septum site-determining protein MinC, with protein sequence MSQTPIELKGSSFTLSVVHLHHTQPEVVRQALQDKIDQAPAFLKNAPVVLNVATLSGEVNWKQMQQAVISTGLRIIGVSGCKDESLKRMITRAGLPVLAEGKEQKKAAEAAPLIQAVQPLENLVAKTRVVNTPVRSGQQIYARNADLIVTNSVSAGAELVADGNIHIYGMMRGRALAGASGDRECQIFCTSLSAELVSIAGEYWMMDQIPAEFFGKASRLCLKEGAITIQTLN encoded by the coding sequence ATGTCGCAAACGCCAATCGAGTTAAAGGGCAGTAGTTTCACACTGTCTGTTGTTCATTTACACCACACTCAACCCGAGGTGGTTCGTCAGGCGCTTCAGGACAAAATTGACCAGGCTCCAGCCTTCCTGAAAAATGCGCCCGTGGTGCTCAATGTTGCGACGCTTTCTGGTGAAGTTAACTGGAAACAGATGCAGCAGGCGGTGATCTCAACTGGCTTGCGCATCATCGGTGTCAGCGGCTGTAAAGATGAAAGCCTGAAGCGTATGATCACGCGCGCCGGTTTACCGGTTCTGGCCGAAGGGAAAGAACAGAAGAAGGCGGCAGAAGCCGCGCCGCTGATTCAGGCGGTGCAACCGCTGGAAAATCTGGTGGCAAAAACCCGTGTCGTTAACACGCCGGTTCGCTCCGGACAGCAGATTTATGCGCGCAACGCTGACCTGATTGTCACCAACAGCGTTAGCGCCGGCGCCGAGCTGGTGGCCGATGGCAATATCCATATCTACGGCATGATGCGTGGACGCGCGCTTGCCGGCGCCAGCGGCGACCGTGAGTGCCAGATTTTTTGTACCAGTTTGTCTGCGGAACTGGTGTCGATCGCCGGTGAATACTGGATGATGGACCAAATCCCTGCTGAATTTTTTGGCAAAGCCTCGCGCCTCTGCCTGAAAGAAGGCGCGATAACCATACAGACATTAAATTAG